Within Agarivorans litoreus, the genomic segment AGCAGAAAAAAGTAGTTGGCGCGTATGTTTGGAACCGCAATAAAGAACGAGTAGAAGTGGTTAAAGCCAAGTTTGTTGCCATGGCCACTGGCGGCGCAAGTAAGGTTTACCAATACACCAGCAACCCCGACGTAAGTAGCGGCGATGGCATTGCCATGGCTTGGCGCGCAGGCTGCCGGGTAGGCAATATGGAGTTTAATCAATTCCACCCCACATGTTTATTCCATCCAGAAGCGCGTAATTTCTTACTCACCGAAGCGCTGCGCGGCGAAGGGGCGTTATTGAAACGCCCCGACGGCAGCCGTTTTATGCCAGACTTCGATTCACGTGAAGAACTAGCTCCACGCGATGTAGTTGCTCGAGCTATCGATTATGAAATGAAGCGGCTAGGTGCAGATTGTGTCTATCTCGACATTAGCCACCGCGACAATGAATTTATCGAACTACACTTTCCCACTATTCTCAAGCGCTGCTTAGAACTGGGGATCGACATACGTAAACAGGCAATACCTGTAGTACCCGCTGCCCATTATACTTGCGGTGGAGTAGTTACCAACTTGCAGGGCGAAACAGATTTAGCCAACTTGTATGCTATTGGTGAAGTAGCTTACACAGGTTTACACGGCGCGAATAGAATGGCCAGTAACTCACTGTTGGAATGCGTGGTATTTGCTCGTGCGGCCAGTGAACACATCAAACGACGTCTAGAAGATGTTCAATTGTGCAATACCATTCAGCCCTGGGACGATAGCCAAGTAAGCGATTCTGACGAAGAGGTCATTATTAACCACAACTGGCATGAACTACGGTTATTTATGTGGGACTACGTGGGTATAGTTCGCACTAACAAACGCCTGCAACGCGCCATGCGCCGTATTCACTTACTTCAGCAAGAAATTTTTGAGTATTACTCAAACTTCAAAGTGGGTAATAACTTGTTGGAGCTGCGTAATTTGCTGCAAGTCGCCGAGTTGATAGTTGGCTGTGCAATGCGCAGACATGAAAGCCGAGGCTTACACTACAATCTAGATTACCCAGATAAACTAGATAAAGCCAAACCCACCATTCTCGACCCCAATACCTTCTATCAGGAAGAAGACAACGAAGCGTAATCAAAAAAGGCTTACTAATGTAAGCCTTTTTTGTAAACCTTTTGACAAACTAAAGCTTGGGATCTGCTTTCGGAAAATTAATCACGAAGCACAACTGTCGGTATATGTGTTCAGGCAAACTGTCAGAAAAAATCAGTTTACATTTAGGTACTTGTTGTTCGAACACAATGAGCAAACAACAGCCGAATGCCACTCTTGAGTAACTTGACCATGCGCATTCAATTTGTTCACCTTGTTGGTCAAAAACCACTTTGTCAGGGCTGAAGTACCCACTAGGTTGGTAATGCCACCAATGATTCAATAGCACCGCACTGGTCAAAAATGAAAAAACAACGAGAGGGAATAGTTCTGAATAGAGGATGATAACCATCGCCTGAAAGCACATACTAGCAGCTACTAAAAAAAAGTAACTGCGCGAGCGATCAGCTGAGAAGTTACACTTTGACACGCTTTAAAATTACATCGACCATGGCCGCTAGCTCAGCATCTTCACATTCTTTATGGCCCATAAACCAAGCAAATAAATCAGGATCGTCACAGGCGAGTAGGCGCGTAAAGGTGAGTTTTTGCTCATCGCTTAGTTCATCGTAGGCTTCATCAACAAAGGGCATAAACAAAACGTCTAGCTCTAACATCCCACGACGACAAGCCCATTTTAAACGTGATTTATTTTCCTGCATGTTGTTCCTTGTAGACATGAGTTACACTGGTCAGCATCAACTTATTTCGACCTAAAGCCTTATATAGGGTGCTGTAAAAGTATTGACGAAGATACCATTTCAGCAACAAAATTACACCTTTATAAGCTTGACTTAGCTCTCAACGGAAGCCGAATATGTCTCAACAAACTTTATGTACTCTTCCTCCATTATTAGTTCAGCCATTAGATCAATGGCACTTAGTTAGAGTCAGTGGTGAGGACGCCCAAAGCTATCTACAAGGTCAGCTTAGCTGCGATGTAAATAGCCTATTACCAGGCCAACAAAGCTTGGCAGCACATTGCGATCCTACCGGCAAAATGTGGTCCGTTTTGCGACTACTTCGCTTAGAACAAGATTACCTATACCTGCAACCGAAATCGTTAGCCGAAACGCAATTAAAAGAACTAAAAAAATATGCAGTGTTTTCGAAGGTAAATATTGAAACCGAAACCACACTACATACGGTTGCGGTAATGGGAGCCGAAGCACCTCACTATATTGCTAAGAAATTTGGTGAAGAAATTGCCAGCCATGGCGGCTTAATTGAGCAAGGTATTTGTGTACATATTGACGGCCCAAAACGCCGCTACTTAGTAATCACAGAAGATAACAATTGGGGGACAGATGCCCCCAACAGTGATCTTGATGCCAATGAGCTTTGGCGTGCCCTGCAGATCGTTTCCGGCTTACCCACCATTGAGCAAGCCACTCAGCAGCAATTTATTCCTCAAGCGCTTAACTTGCAGCATTTAAATGCTTTAAGTTTTTCTAAGGGCTGTTATACCGGTCAAGAAACCATTGCTCGAGCCAAGTATCGCGGCGCTAATAAACGCGCTTCGCTACGTTTAGCCGGTCACGGCAATACCCTACCAAAAGCAGGTGATAGACTAGAGCAGCAAATGGGTGACAACTGGCGCGGCAAAGGTACTGTATTACAAGCAGTTCAATTAGAACCGGGTTACGTAGAGCTATTGGCTGTGCTAAACAACGATACCGATGCAGAGGCTAAGTTTCGCTTAGCTGGCGATGAGCAAAGCTTATATACCATCGCTCAACTGCCCTACAGCTTAGTAGACTAAACTAGTATTAAGCGCCTGTAGAGATTGCCAAGCCATGGAATTACACAAACTTATTGATTCGCCCTGTATTAGGCAATGCACCCTTGACGGTGATGATGTTTGTGTTGGCTGCTTTCGCCACCTAGATGAGATTTGCGCTTGGAGTAGTTCTGACAATGCATCTCGAAAAGCGATTTTGCAGCGCTGCGAACAACGCCGAAAACTAGCGCCGCAATGGCAATTTAATCACAGTATTATTAAGCGCTAGAAAGCCAAACTATAGCGATAAAAAAGCCGCAGGACATAGCTCTGCGGCTTTTATTTAACTATCTAAGATTTAACCAAAATCGCCATTCACATAACCGCGAGTACGCTCATCCACTGGCGCATTAAATACTTGTTCGGTATCGCCATGCTCAACCAACTCGCCCATCCAAAAGAAGGCGGTTTTATCTGAAATACGCTTAGCTTGAGCCATTGAGTGCGTCACAATCACAATAGTGAACTTTTTACGCAACTCGTCCATCAACTCTTCAATCTTGTGAGTAGCAATAGGATCTAAGGCACTGGTTGGCTCATCCATCAAAATCACGTCTGGTTGAATCGCAATGGTGCGCGCAATACACAAGCGCTGTTGTTGTCCACCAGATAAACCAAATGCAGGGCTATTTAAGCGATCACTTACTTCATCCCATAAAGCAGCGCTGCGTAGCGCTGTCTCTACCGTTTCATCTAGAATTTTTTTATTGCGAATACCTTGGGCTTTCAAGCCGTAGGCTACATTTTCATAAATGCTCATTGGGAAAGGATTCGCTTTTTGGAATACCATGCCCACCTTCATCCGAAGCGCGGCGACATTGCGATCTTGATAAATGTCTTTGCCTTCGAGCTTTACGTCACCTTTAATGGTTACGTTCTCAATTAAATCGTTCATACGATTTAACGTTCGCAATAAAGTAGATTTACCACAGCCAGAAGGGCCAATTAACGCAGTAACTTTCTTTTCAGGGATCGGTAAGTTAATCCCTTTAAGGGCGTGAGTGTCACCGTAATGTAGGTCTAGTTGGTTAACGTCAAACTTATTCATATCAATCTCTTAGTAAGAAGCTTTGTTGAATCGGCTAGCGATTAGCTTAGTTGTTAGGTTAATAAGCAGTACTAAAACAATCAGTACTGTTGCAGTTGCATAAGCCTGATTCCATTCATGAACGGTGAACAACTCTTGAGTTAATTTGTATAAATGAACCGTTAAAGTTCGACCTGAATCCATCACTGATTCAGGGATGCGAGTAACCATACCCGCGGTTAAGAATACCGGTGCAGACTCACCAATAATTCGACCAGTACTTAAGATAACCGCGGTAACAATGCCCGGCATTGCCGACGGTAGTACTACACGCCAAATGGTATAAATACGTGAGCTTCCCAAACCATAAGAGGCTTCGCGATAAGCTTGAGGCACCGCAATTAGCGCTTCTTCAGTGGTACGAATAATCACTGGCAAAATCAAAATAGCTAGCGTTAAGGCGCCCGACAAAATAGAGAAACCCAAACCTAAAGTAACTACAAAGAAGGTCATACCAAACAAACCGTAAATGATCGACGGTATGCCCGCTAGCGACTCAGTACAGAAGCGAATAACCTTAACTAGTTTACTACCTGGCTTTGCATATTCGGTCAGGTATAAAGCAGTCATAATGCCGATAGGCGCGGCAATTGCGATAGACAATCCAACCATGTAAATAGTTGAAACAATCATCGAGAAAATACCCGATGTTTTGCCAACGGTTGTATAAGCAGAGCTAATAAACTCCCAGCTAACATGGCTTAAACCGTTGCTTAAAATATGCCAAAGCATCCATACCAAGAATAAAATGGTCATGCCAGCTCCGCCCCAAATTAGGCTAAGCGCAATTCTGTCTTCAATACGGCGGCGCATTACTTCACCCTCTTACGGTTTAATACCACTAAGCTGATATTCAAAATC encodes:
- the pstB gene encoding phosphate ABC transporter ATP-binding protein PstB, whose product is MNKFDVNQLDLHYGDTHALKGINLPIPEKKVTALIGPSGCGKSTLLRTLNRMNDLIENVTIKGDVKLEGKDIYQDRNVAALRMKVGMVFQKANPFPMSIYENVAYGLKAQGIRNKKILDETVETALRSAALWDEVSDRLNSPAFGLSGGQQQRLCIARTIAIQPDVILMDEPTSALDPIATHKIEELMDELRKKFTIVIVTHSMAQAKRISDKTAFFWMGELVEHGDTEQVFNAPVDERTRGYVNGDFG
- the pstA gene encoding phosphate ABC transporter permease PstA, whose amino-acid sequence is MRRRIEDRIALSLIWGGAGMTILFLVWMLWHILSNGLSHVSWEFISSAYTTVGKTSGIFSMIVSTIYMVGLSIAIAAPIGIMTALYLTEYAKPGSKLVKVIRFCTESLAGIPSIIYGLFGMTFFVVTLGLGFSILSGALTLAILILPVIIRTTEEALIAVPQAYREASYGLGSSRIYTIWRVVLPSAMPGIVTAVILSTGRIIGESAPVFLTAGMVTRIPESVMDSGRTLTVHLYKLTQELFTVHEWNQAYATATVLIVLVLLINLTTKLIASRFNKASY
- a CDS encoding DUF1289 domain-containing protein, whose translation is MELHKLIDSPCIRQCTLDGDDVCVGCFRHLDEICAWSSSDNASRKAILQRCEQRRKLAPQWQFNHSIIKR
- a CDS encoding FAD assembly factor SdhE encodes the protein MQENKSRLKWACRRGMLELDVLFMPFVDEAYDELSDEQKLTFTRLLACDDPDLFAWFMGHKECEDAELAAMVDVILKRVKV
- the nadB gene encoding L-aspartate oxidase; its protein translation is MEYTSDVLIIGSGAAGLTMALNLADYAKVHVLSKGPLKEGSTYYAQGGIAAVFDKNDSVEEHVNDTLIAGDGLCDEAAVKFTAENSKQCIDWLINLGVPFDQETATNGESKYHLTREGGHSRRRILHAADATGKAVQKTLVRAVLSHPNITLLERFNAVDLITETDNEQKKVVGAYVWNRNKERVEVVKAKFVAMATGGASKVYQYTSNPDVSSGDGIAMAWRAGCRVGNMEFNQFHPTCLFHPEARNFLLTEALRGEGALLKRPDGSRFMPDFDSREELAPRDVVARAIDYEMKRLGADCVYLDISHRDNEFIELHFPTILKRCLELGIDIRKQAIPVVPAAHYTCGGVVTNLQGETDLANLYAIGEVAYTGLHGANRMASNSLLECVVFARAASEHIKRRLEDVQLCNTIQPWDDSQVSDSDEEVIINHNWHELRLFMWDYVGIVRTNKRLQRAMRRIHLLQQEIFEYYSNFKVGNNLLELRNLLQVAELIVGCAMRRHESRGLHYNLDYPDKLDKAKPTILDPNTFYQEEDNEA
- the ygfZ gene encoding tRNA-modifying protein YgfZ, which translates into the protein MSQQTLCTLPPLLVQPLDQWHLVRVSGEDAQSYLQGQLSCDVNSLLPGQQSLAAHCDPTGKMWSVLRLLRLEQDYLYLQPKSLAETQLKELKKYAVFSKVNIETETTLHTVAVMGAEAPHYIAKKFGEEIASHGGLIEQGICVHIDGPKRRYLVITEDNNWGTDAPNSDLDANELWRALQIVSGLPTIEQATQQQFIPQALNLQHLNALSFSKGCYTGQETIARAKYRGANKRASLRLAGHGNTLPKAGDRLEQQMGDNWRGKGTVLQAVQLEPGYVELLAVLNNDTDAEAKFRLAGDEQSLYTIAQLPYSLVD